CGGCATCGGCGCCCTCTTCCGGCTCCGGCGCCCAGTGGTCATAGTCGTCGGGCGGAACGGCCACACCCCACTTGAGCGGAACCGATAGGCCGCCGAGCATGCCCGACTCACCCCGAATCGCCGACACCGCATCGTCCGGCAGCGGCGAACTAAGAGGCAAAAGCATGCTGCCCCCTTCCACAGCCGATCTCCACACACTCCGACTCGGTGGTGAATCAATCACCACCAAGCACTCCGCATCGTAAGTCAATCCTGAGGACAATATCCGGGATTTACCGATTTCGCTTGCCGTAGGGCCCGCGGGCAACCACGGGCGGAACCGATGAGGGATCCTGGCTAGCGCGGTGCGCCCTACGTGGCCGCGACCACGCGGTTGACCTGCGCCTTGAGGTGCGCCCGTACAGCGTTTCGATGCGAGCGTAAGCCTTTTCGGTCGCCGGACCGGCCATGCACGTCAAAGCCCCGGCGCCGGTAGCGGCCAACTCGGCGAAAATTCGCGACGGGACATTCCGTCGACGAGTCGCCGGTCGCCGCGCCCTTCCGTGAAGTCCCGTTTTCGGGTCGCGGCGTATTCCGGCGGCGATCAGCCGGTGCTCATTTTCTTTATCGTGATCCGGGGTTTGCTCGAGCAATTCGGCCGGTCCAAGTTCTTTTGTGCACTCGTTGGGCCGCGGCGTCGTTTTCTTCGAATCCCAGTGAATTCATTTCGGTCGTCGCCGTGCGCCGGCGAGCGGCCGCATGCCGCCTGCGGCCTTGATCGCGCCGCCGCCCCGACCTATCCGACCCCGGTGCGCGGCACCACGCTGGGCCGCGACTGCACGACGTGGTTGGGGCTGGCCCCGCCGCGGCCCAACATCCCGCCGGGCATCCCAGCGCCGGCTCCCATGCCACCCATCGGCATCGGCATCATCGGCATGCCGCCCGTCGGCGCCCCGGCCGCCGGGGCGGCGCCGACCATCTCTCCTCCGACCCCCGACATCGCCCCACTTACCATCCGAGCCGGGGCCGACCCCTGCCAGGTCTGCGGCACGGACATCGCACCGACCAACCGCGCCTTACCCAAGCCCGCCGACGCGCCCAGGGCCCCCAGCCCGCCGGCGCCGCCCAGCGGATTCGTGGGCACAGCGTTGCCAACGAACTTCGGAGCGTCGGCGGCCAAATTCGTGGCGCTGGCCAGGGCCGGATGTGCACTCATGCCGGCCTGGGCCGCCATCATGATCGGCGACATCATCATGCTCGCGGGATACATGCCGATCTGGGCCACCGACGTCAGTGACGACAGTGGCACCACCGACGCCAGCGACGACACCTGCGACACCGCAGGCGTAACCGCCGCCACCACCGGAGCGGCCAATGCAGCCCCTGCCGTCGACGCCAGGCTGGCAGCCTCCGACGTCACACTGGACAGCGGCGTCGTCAGCAGCCCCGTCAAGCCTGCCAGGCTCACCGGCGGCAAACTAAACGCCGGCAATGCCGACGCCACCGATGTCGCCCCGGCCTGATAACCCAGCATCGCGGCCACGTCTTGGGCCCACATCTCCATGTACTCGAACTCGGTAGCCGCGATCGCCGGCGTGTTCTGACCCAAAATGTTCGTCGCGATCAACGCCAACAGCTGCACACGATTCGCCGCCACCGCCGGAGTAGGCACCGTCGCCGTCAGGGCCGACTCGAACGCCGTTGCCGCTGCCCGGGCCTGAGACGCCGCAGTCTCGGCCTGCGCCGCGGCCGTGCTCAGCCACCCCACGTACGGTGTCGCCGCCGCCGCCATGGCCGCCGACGACGGGCCCGCCCACGGCCCATTGACCAACCCGGTGACCACGGAGTTAAAAGACGACGCGGCAGCCGACAAGTCTGACGCCAGCCCGTCCCACGCCGATGCGGCCACGAACAGCGGCCCCGAACCCGCGCCGGCGAACATCAACGCCGAGTTGATCTCGGGAGGAAAGAACGTAAAAGCAGGAACCATCACAACCCCAACACATCCAGCCGCGTCAACGGCTCCGACAAGCGCTCAACCCAACACCGACCTGTGGCGGCTAGCCACCTGCTTACCGCCACGGCTGGATCGTAAGGCAATCGCGGCCCGAAAATCGGTACTTTCGTTAAATGATTTCCCAGAATCGGGCAGCGACGGGTGGGACACGATCACCTGACTCGGTTTACCGGACAAGTGTCCAGACGACCTAGCCGGGCAACGTTAAGAAGCTGTTAAAAATCTGGACATGCCATGTCAGCTTTCTTCGGAGCCGGGCCATGCCTGGGGTGAGCGATTTTTGGCTTGCCTAGTGACCTTACGGAAAGAGTAGCCGGCGGTGTCGCCCGCCGACGTTTTCCGAGGCGGGGCGGTGTCAAAATCACCCGCAATGCCCCGCAATGCATAGAACAAAGTTTTGGGAAGAAACCTGAAAGCGGATTGCCGAAGGCGAGCACGTCGGAGTGGCCGTTCCGGCAGCCCAGCGTCGTTGACGGCCACGTTCTGACAACCCGAGTTGTCAATGGCCCGACTCACGGATCCCGAGTTGGCTGGGTTGACACGCGTGGCGCTGGGATCGGTGGATCCGCCGCTGTTGTTTGGCGTGTCGAAAATGCCAAATTGTCGGCGTCGGAGTTTGCGAAGCCGGTGTTGTTGCTGAACCTGTTCCGAAGGCGTTCCAAAGCCCGTATTGACGATATGCGAGTTCACGAAGCCCGCGCCGCGGCTGCCGGAGTTATAGAAGCGATATCTTCCGCATCGGGGTTAAATGAATCGACGTCGCCGTTGCCCGAATTCAGGCCGGCAAACCAAACCGATTGTCGTCGGTTAGCACAAATGTCGATATTGCCGTTTGCCGGAGTTATTGCTCGCCGGAATTCGCGCTACCGACGTTGTCTCCGTTGCCCAGGCCTAGCAGCCCTTGAGCCGCGCCGCCAGGTACTCGGCCACGGCATTCATCGCGACTCGCTCCTGCCTCATGTCGTCGCGCTCGCGCACGGTCACGGCGTCGTCCTCTAGCGACTCGAAATCCACCGTCAGGCAAAAAGGCGTCCCGACCTCGTCCTGGCGCCGATAGCGCCGCCCGATGGCGCCGGCGTCGTCGAAGTCGACATTCCAGCATTTGCGCAACTCGGCGGCCAAGTCACGAGCCTTGGGACTCAAATCGGCGTGCCGGGACAGCGGCAGCACCGCGACCTTGACCGGCGCCAGCCGGGGATCCAGCCGAAGCACCGTGCGCTTTTCCATCCCGCCCTTGGCGTTGGGGGCTTGGTCCTCGACGTAGGCGTCGATCAAGAACGCCATGAACGACCGGGTCAGACCGGCCGCCGGTTCTATCACATACGGGAAGTACCGCGTGTCGGTGGCTTGATCGTAGAACGACAGGTCGACGCCGGAATGGCTTGAGTGCGTTGATAAGTCGAAATCGGTTCGGTTGGCGACACCTTCCAGCTCGCCCCACGGGTTGCCGACGAAGCCGAACTTGTACTCGATGTCGACGGTGCGGTCGGAATAGTGGGACAACTTGTCCTTGGGATGCTCGTAGAGCCGCAGGTTCTCCGGATTGATGCCGAGATCGGTGTACCACTGCAGCCGGGTGTCGATCCAATACTGGTGCCACTGTGGAGCGGTCGACGGTTCGACGAAGAACTCCATTTCCATCTGCTCGAATTCGCGGGTGCGGAAGATGAAGTTGCCCGGGGTGATCTCGTTGCGAAAACTCTTGCCGATCTGCCCGATGCCGAACGGCGGCTTGCGGCGCGCGGTCGTCACCACGTTGGCGAAGTTGATGAAGATGCCCTGCGCGGTCTCCGGACGCAAATAGTGCAGCCCCTCCTCGGTCTCGATGGGCCCGAGGTATGTCTTGAGCATCATGTTGAACTCGCGGGGCTCGGTCCACTGCCCGGGCTCGCCGGTGTCCGGGTCGCGGATGTCGGCCAGCCCGTTGGGCGGCGGATGCCCGTGTTTGGCTTCGTAGGCCTCGATGAGATGGTCGGCGCGGTAGCGCTTGTGGGTGATCAACGACTCGACCAGCGGGTCGTGGAACACCTCGACGTGGCCGGAGGCCACCCACACCTGCCGCGGCAGGATGATCGACGAATCGATTCCGACGACGTCGTCGCGGCCGGTGACCACCGAGCGCCACCACTGCCGTTTGATGTTCTCCTTGAGTTCCACCCCCAGCGGGCCGTAATCCCACGCCGATTTCGTGCCGCCGTAGATCTCGCCCGAGGGATAGACGAAGCCCCGCCGTTTGGCCAGGTTGACAACGGTGTCGATGACAGACGCCACGGGGCGGTGCACTCCCTTTCCGGATCGGGCAGACTCGTGCGGCGGCGAACCGCCGCTCGCCAAAACATCAGTCATGGTATCGACCACCGCCAGGTTCTTTGACATGCATCATCATGCATGTGACAGTGGAAGGCGGCCGATCGTGATTCCGACAGTGGACGCTCGATCAACGCTCCAACTACCCGGCACTTCTCAAGGTGATGACTCTTCCATGGTGATGTCCTCCTCAACGCCGACCACCGCCGACGGCGAGACGAGATCGGACGCGAGCGTGGTAGCCCACGAGCATGGCCGAGCTGGGTCCGCGGAACACTCCGCGTTCCCCGAATATCCCGTCCCGCCGTCGCGGGAGATCCTCGACGCCGCCGGCGAGCTGCTGCGCGCGCTGGCCGCACCCGTGCGGATCGCCATCGTGCTGCAGTTGCGCGAGTCCCACCGCTGCGTACACGAACTGGTCGACGCGCTCGGCGTGCCGCAGCCGCTGGTCAGCCAGCACCTGAAGATCCTCAAGGCGGCCGGCGTGGTCGCCGGGGAGCGCTCCGGCCGGGAAGTGCTGTACCGGCTCGCCGACCACCACCTCGCCCACATCGTCATCGACGCCGTCGCCCACGCCGGCGAGGACACGCCATGACCCGCGCCGGCGTGGGAATGCCGCCCGCTTGCGGGGAAGAGGAGCGGCGCCAATGACGGGTGCCAGCGTCCGTTCCACCCGTCAGCGGGCGGCGATTTCCACGCTGTTGGAGACGCTCGACGAGTTCCGCTCGGCCCAGGAGCTGCATGACGAGCTGCGGCGCCGCGGCGATAGCATCGGCCTGACCACCGTCTACCGGACGCTGCAGTCGATGGCGGCGGCGGGATTGGTCGACACGCTGCGCACCGACACCGGCGAGTCGGTCTACCGCAGGTGCTCGGATCATCATCACCACCACCTGGTGTGCCGCCGCTGTGGTTCCACCGTCGAGATCGGCGGCCACGAGGTCGAGGAGTGGGCGGCGCAGGTGGCCGCCAAGCATGGCTTCTCCGACGTCAGCCACACCATCGAGATCTTCGGAACGTGCTCGGACTGCGCGTCCTGAAGACGGCCCGGCATCGAAATCAACCCATTAGCGCGCGACGTATGTCGGCTCCGGTATCGAGCACCAGCAGGATCAGGGTGCGCAGGGCGTCGTCGGTCAGGCCGCCCCCGGGAAAGTTGTAGCGCAGCATGACGTCCGCGGTTTTAGACGCACCCTTGCCCGAGTTGCGTTGCACGGCCTTCTGATTGGCCTTCTCGAGCAGCGTCACGCTGCCAAAGTTGCTCTCCCGCGCCCGCTTGGCGACCTGGTCACCGATCTTCTTGGTCAGCGGCAGGTCCCACGCCAAGATCTGGGTCAGCGACACCAGGTCGAGGCCTTCGGCGATGTTCACCACCCGCAACGAGGCCAACGTGCCGTTATGGCGCACCGTCAGCGCGCCGTCGGGTTCCTCCTCGACGGCAAGGACGTCGCGGAGTATCGGTGCCAGGCGCTCCTGCAGCGACGGCACTAGGCGCTCCCGAACCGTCGATCGCGGGACGCGTATTCCTCGCAGGCCGCCCACAGGTCGCGGCGGTCGTAGTCGGGCCACAGCTTGTCCTGAAAGACGTATTCGGCGTAGGCGGCCTGCCACAGCATGAAATTGCTGGACCGATGCTCGCCCGAGGTGCGCAGCAAGAGATCCACGTCCGGGATGTCGGGCCGCTGCAGGTGCCGGGCGACCGTGTCCTCGGTGATCCGCTCCGGGTTGAGCCTGCCCGACGCGGACAAACGAGCGATTTCCCTTGTGGCTTCGGCGATTTCGGTGCGGCCTCCGTAGTTGACGCAGTAGTTGACGGTGATGACGTCGTTGCGCGCCGTCATCTTCTCCGCGATCACCAATTCGTTGATGACGCTGCGCCACAGGCGCGGCCGGGAGCCTACCCACCGGATCCGGACCCCGAGCTCGTTCAGGTTCACGCGTCGCATCCGCACCACGTCGCGGTTGAACCCCATCAGGAAGCGGACTTCGTCGGGAGAACGCTTCCAGTTCTCGGTGGAAAAGGCGTAAAGGCTGAGCCACTTGACCCCGAGTTCGATTGCGCCGCAAACGATATCGATGACAACCGCCTCGCCCGCCTTATGGCCGTCGGTGCGGCTGAGCCCGCGCTGGGTGGCCCAGCGGCCGTTGCCGTCCATCACGATGGCGACGTGAGCGGGCAGCCGATCGGCCGGAATCCGCGGCGCGGCCGCCTTCGACGGATGCTGCGGCGGGCGGCGCGGGCCGCCGCCGGGCGACGGCGGCAGCTCCGGGAACGCGACGGGCCAGGTCGACTTGTCCGGAAAGGTCGGGTAGTCGACGGGCGCGGGGGGCAGCTGAGGAAAGTCGGTTGACTTCGGCTTCCGCGCGTTGCTAGCCACAGGCCGTATCCTGCCCGATCGGCGCCGCGCGCCGTTCGGCGATCGTGCGGTCGGCCCGATACGTCCGCTCTACCAGCGGCAACGTTTTGAGCTGTCGCTCCAGATGCCATTGCAGGTGCGCGGCCACCAACCCGCTGACGTGGCTGCGGTGCGATTGTGGCGCCCCTTCGGCGGCCTCCCAATCGCCGTCGTGCAGCGCGGACATCAGATCCAGCACACCCAGCGGCGGTGTGGTCGAACCGGCCGGGCGGCAGTGCGCGCAGACGCTGCCCCCGGCGGCGACGTGAAACGCCCGATGCGGACCGGGCGTGGCGCAGCGGGCGCACTCGGTCAGCGCCGGCGCCCACCCGGCGATGCCCATGGCACGCAGCAGATAGGCGTCCAACAGCAGGTCACGGGGCCGGTGCCCGTCGGCCACCGCTCGCAGCGCGCCCACCGTGAGCCGGTGCAGCGCCGGGGCCGGCGCCCGCTCCTCACCGGCGAGGCGTTCGGCGGTTTCCAGCATCGCGCACCCACAGGTGTACCGGCCGTAGTCGCTGACGATGTCGGTGGCGAACGCGTCGATGGAGACGACCTGGGTGACGATGTCGAGGTTGCGGCCGGGGTGCAGTTGCACGTCGATGTGCGCGAACGGCTCCAGCCGCGCGCCGAATTTGCTGCGGGTACGGCGGACACCCTTGGCCACCGCGCGAACCAGCCCGTGATCGCGGGTCAGCAGGGTGACGATCCGGTCGGCTTCGCCGAGCTTGTGCTGGCGCAGCACCACCGCCCGGTCTCGATACAGCCGCATCTCAATAGTTTTGCACCCCGCCGCGACATCGCTGGTATCCGCGCCGATAGTCTCGTACCCCGTGGTTGGCGCTTTTGGGGCCCTTTCCGGCTCGGGTTCCGGGTCCGGCGGCCGGCGCCTGCCGACGCTGACTGACCTGCTCTACCAGCTGGCCAGCCGCGCGGTAACCTCCGACACGCTGGTGCGCCGTTCCCTGCACGCCATCCATACGAGCCAGTCCACCCTGAACGCGTTCCGGGTGGTGCTCACCGAGTCGGCGCTGGCCGACGCGGCGGAGGCCGACCGGCGCCGGGCGGCCGGGGACACCGCCCCGTTGCTGGGCATCCCGATCGCGGTCAAAGACGACGTCGACGTTGCTGGGGTGCCCACCGCGTTCGGTAGCGAGGGGTATGTCGCGCCCGCCACCCACGACGCCGAGGTGGTTCGCCGGCTGAAGGCGGCCGGCGCGGTGATCGTCGGCAAGACCAACGCCTGCGAACTGGGTCAGTGGCCGTTCACCAGCGGACCCGGATTCGGACACACCCGCAACCCCTGGTCGCGCCGGCACACCCCGGGCGGATCGTCGGGCGGAAGCGCGGCCGCGGTGGCCGCGGGCCTGGTCACGGCGGCGATCGGCTCCGACGGCGCGGGTAGCATCCGCATCCCCGCCGCGTGGACGCATCTGGTGGGCATCAAGCCGCAGCGCGGCCGCATCTCCACCTGGCCGTTGCCGGAGCCGTTCAACGGCATCACCGTCAACGGCGTGCTGGCCCGCACGGTGGCCGACGCGGCGCTGGTGCTCGACGCCGCGTCCGGCAACGCGGAGGGCGACCGGCACAAACCGCCCCCGATCACGGCGTCCGACTATGTCGGGAAGGCGCCCGGACCGCTGAACATCGCGCTGTCAACCAGGTTCCCCTACACGGGTTTTCGGCCCAAACTGCACCCCGAAATCCTCGCCGCGACCCGGGCCGTGGGCAAGCAACTCGAGCTGCTCGGCCACACCGTGGTGCCCGGCAACCCCGACTACGGGCTGCGGTTGTCGTGGGACTTTCTCGCCCGGTCCACCGCGGGCCTGCGGGACTGGGAGGAGCGGCTGGGTGACGGGGTCATCCTGGACCCCCGCACGCTGGCCAATCTGCGCATGGGCCACGTGCTGGGACAGGCGATCCTGCGCAGCGCACGCCGCCACGAAACCGCCGACCAGCGTCGGGTCGGCTCGATCTTCGACATCGTCGACGTGGTGCTGGCGCCGACCACCGCGCAGCCACCGCCGTTGGCGCGCGCCTTCGACCGGTTGGGCAGCTTCGGCACCGACCGCGCCATGATCGCCGCGTGCCCATTGACCTTTCCGTGGAACGTGCTGGGCTGGCCGTCGATCAACGTGCCGGCCGGGTTCACCTCGGAAGGCCTGCCCATCGGTGTGCAGCTGATGGGTCCGGCGAACAGCGAGGGCATGCTGATCTCGCTGGCCGCGGAGCTGGAGGCCGTGTGCGGCTGGTCGACCAAGCAGCCACCGGTGTGGTGGAACGCCGGCACCGACACGCCGCCCGCCGGCGCGCCGCCGCCGCGCCGCTGATGCCGGCGTTAGGCCGCGACAACGCGGGTACCCGTTCGGGATGGACCAATCCGATGCTCCGCTGCTTCATGCGCTGACCGACTACCGCGACAAGAACCGGTACGGGTTCACGCCGCCGGGCCACCGGCAGGGCCGCGGCACCGACGACCGGGTCCTGGCGGTGCTGGGCCGTGAACCGTTCCTCGACGACGTGCTGGCCAGCGGCGGGCTGGACAACCGCAGGACCAGCAACAAGTACCTGAAGCGCGCGGAGGACCTCATGGCCGAGGCGGTGGGTGCCGACTTCGCATGGTTCTCCACGTGCGGCAGCTCGCTGTCGGTGAAGGCGGCGATGATGGCCGTAGCCGGTGGTGACGGCGGCCTGCTGTTGGGCCGGGACAGCCACAAGTCCATCGTGGCGGGCCTGATTTTCTCCGGCGTGCAGCCTCACTGGATCACGCCCCGCTGGGACGCCGAGCATCACTTTTCGCATCCGCCCTCACCGCGGCAGGTGGAGCGGACGTGGGAAAGGCATCCCGACGCCGCCGGTGCGCTCGTCGTGAGCCCCAGCCCGTATGGCACCTGCGCCGACATCGCCGGAATCGCCGAGGTCTGCCACGCTCGTGGCAAGCCGCTGATCATCGACGAGGCGTGGGGCGCGCACCTGCCGTTTCATGAGGACCTGCCGACCTGGGCGATGGATGCCGGCGCGGACATCTGCGTCGTGAGCGTGCACAAGATGGGTGCCGGTTTCGAACAGGGCTCCGTGTTTCACGTGCAGGGCGATCTCATCGACCGGGACCGCCTTTCGGCCTGCGCGGATCTGCTGATGACCACCAGCCCCAACGTCCTGGTCTATGCCGCGATGGACGGATGGCGGCGGCAGATGGTCGAGCACGGTCACGAATTGCTCGGTGCCGCACTGGATTTGGCGAGTCAGCTGCGCGAGGACATCGAACTCATCCCGGATGTGCAGGTGCTCAACGACGAGCTGCTCGGCGTGCAGGCATCCCATGACCTGGACCGGTTGCAGGTGATGATGGACGTCTCGGCCACCGGCACCTCGGGCTATCAGGCCGCCGACTGGCTGCGCGCGTACGCCCATATCGACGTCGGGATGAGCGATCATCGCCGCATCCTGGCGACCCTGTCCTTCGCCGACGACAAGACCACCGCGGGCCGCCTGACCGAGGCGCTGTGGGCGTGGCGCAAGGCGGCCAACGACCTCGACCGGCCGTCGCGAATCGACCTGCCGTCGCCCGAGCAGCTGCAACTAGAAACCGTTTGCCTGCCGCGTGACGCGTTCTTCGGACGCGTCGAGGCGGTGCCGTCGCATCGTGCCGCGGGACGTGTTGCCGCCGAACAGGTCACGCCGTACCCGCCCGGCATTCCCGCCGTCGTGCCCGGCGAGCGCCTCAACGACGCCGTGCTGGACTACGTTTGCTCGGGTGTGCGCGCCGGCATGAACATCCCCGACGCGGCGGATCCGTCGCTGCGGACCATCCGGGTGCTGGTGTGAGGCCGTGAGCGCTAAAAACCAAGCCGGCCAAGCTGTTTGGGGTCGCTCTGCCAATTTTTGGCGACCTTGACACGCAGGTCGAGGTAGACCTTGGTGCCCAGCAGTTTCTCGATCTGGGCGCGCGCGGCGGTGCCCACCTCCCGCAGCCGCGCGCCGCGCTTGCCGATGACGATGCCCTTCTGGCTGTCCCGCTCGACGTAGAGGATGGCGTGCACGTCGATGAGGTCATCCCGGCCCTCACGCGGGTTGACCTCGTCGATCACCACCGCCAGCGAATGCGGCAGCTCGTCGCGCACTCCCTCCAGGGCAGCCTCGCGGATGAGCTCGGCCATCAAAACCTCCTCGGGCTCGTCGGTCAGCTCACCGTCGGGGTAATAGGCCGGGCCTTCGGGCAGCGCCGCGGCCAGCACGTCGACCAGCACGTCGACCTGCGCGCCGGTTGCCGCCGACACCGGAACGATTTCGGCGGAATCGCCGACCAGCTCGCTGACCGCGACCAGCTGCGCGGCCACCCGGTCTTTGGGCACCTTGTCGATCTTGGTGACGATGACTACAAGCTTGGTCCTGGGAGCGACCGCGCGAACCTGGTCGACGATCCACCGGTCGCCCGGGCCGATCGCCTCGTCGGCCGGGATGCACAACCCGATCACGTCGACCTCGGCATAGGTGTCGCGGACCAGGTCGTTGAGCCGCTTGCCCAGCAGCGTGCGCGGCCGGTGCAGGCCGGGGGTGTCGACCAGGATGATCTGGAAGTTCTCCCGGTGCACGATCCCGCGAATGGTGTGCCGGGTGGTCTGCGGCCGCGTCGAGGTGATCGCCACCTTGGCGCCGACGAGCGCGTTGGTCAGCGTCGACTTGCCGGTGTTCGGCCGGCCGACCAAACACACGAAGCCCGAACGGAATTCAGCCATGGCACCCGACGGCGATGCGTGAGGTGGAGTTGGGCGGTCGGCCTATCGCCGAGCGTGCACACAGGGCGACTTTTGCGCGGATTTCTCGCCATGAGTGCACGTT
The nucleotide sequence above comes from Mycobacterium malmoense. Encoded proteins:
- a CDS encoding Fur family transcriptional regulator, translating into MTGASVRSTRQRAAISTLLETLDEFRSAQELHDELRRRGDSIGLTTVYRTLQSMAAAGLVDTLRTDTGESVYRRCSDHHHHHLVCRRCGSTVEIGGHEVEEWAAQVAAKHGFSDVSHTIEIFGTCSDCAS
- a CDS encoding decaprenyl diphosphate synthase, producing the protein MASNARKPKSTDFPQLPPAPVDYPTFPDKSTWPVAFPELPPSPGGGPRRPPQHPSKAAAPRIPADRLPAHVAIVMDGNGRWATQRGLSRTDGHKAGEAVVIDIVCGAIELGVKWLSLYAFSTENWKRSPDEVRFLMGFNRDVVRMRRVNLNELGVRIRWVGSRPRLWRSVINELVIAEKMTARNDVITVNYCVNYGGRTEIAEATREIARLSASGRLNPERITEDTVARHLQRPDIPDVDLLLRTSGEHRSSNFMLWQAAYAEYVFQDKLWPDYDRRDLWAACEEYASRDRRFGSA
- a CDS encoding PPE family protein encodes the protein MVPAFTFFPPEINSALMFAGAGSGPLFVAASAWDGLASDLSAAASSFNSVVTGLVNGPWAGPSSAAMAAAATPYVGWLSTAAAQAETAASQARAAATAFESALTATVPTPAVAANRVQLLALIATNILGQNTPAIAATEFEYMEMWAQDVAAMLGYQAGATSVASALPAFSLPPVSLAGLTGLLTTPLSSVTSEAASLASTAGAALAAPVVAAVTPAVSQVSSLASVVPLSSLTSVAQIGMYPASMMMSPIMMAAQAGMSAHPALASATNLAADAPKFVGNAVPTNPLGGAGGLGALGASAGLGKARLVGAMSVPQTWQGSAPARMVSGAMSGVGGEMVGAAPAAGAPTGGMPMMPMPMGGMGAGAGMPGGMLGRGGASPNHVVQSRPSVVPRTGVG
- a CDS encoding amidase, which produces MVGAFGALSGSGSGSGGRRLPTLTDLLYQLASRAVTSDTLVRRSLHAIHTSQSTLNAFRVVLTESALADAAEADRRRAAGDTAPLLGIPIAVKDDVDVAGVPTAFGSEGYVAPATHDAEVVRRLKAAGAVIVGKTNACELGQWPFTSGPGFGHTRNPWSRRHTPGGSSGGSAAAVAAGLVTAAIGSDGAGSIRIPAAWTHLVGIKPQRGRISTWPLPEPFNGITVNGVLARTVADAALVLDAASGNAEGDRHKPPPITASDYVGKAPGPLNIALSTRFPYTGFRPKLHPEILAATRAVGKQLELLGHTVVPGNPDYGLRLSWDFLARSTAGLRDWEERLGDGVILDPRTLANLRMGHVLGQAILRSARRHETADQRRVGSIFDIVDVVLAPTTAQPPPLARAFDRLGSFGTDRAMIAACPLTFPWNVLGWPSINVPAGFTSEGLPIGVQLMGPANSEGMLISLAAELEAVCGWSTKQPPVWWNAGTDTPPAGAPPPRR
- the recO gene encoding DNA repair protein RecO, translated to MRLYRDRAVVLRQHKLGEADRIVTLLTRDHGLVRAVAKGVRRTRSKFGARLEPFAHIDVQLHPGRNLDIVTQVVSIDAFATDIVSDYGRYTCGCAMLETAERLAGEERAPAPALHRLTVGALRAVADGHRPRDLLLDAYLLRAMGIAGWAPALTECARCATPGPHRAFHVAAGGSVCAHCRPAGSTTPPLGVLDLMSALHDGDWEAAEGAPQSHRSHVSGLVAAHLQWHLERQLKTLPLVERTYRADRTIAERRAAPIGQDTACG
- a CDS encoding aminotransferase class I/II-fold pyridoxal phosphate-dependent enzyme, yielding MDQSDAPLLHALTDYRDKNRYGFTPPGHRQGRGTDDRVLAVLGREPFLDDVLASGGLDNRRTSNKYLKRAEDLMAEAVGADFAWFSTCGSSLSVKAAMMAVAGGDGGLLLGRDSHKSIVAGLIFSGVQPHWITPRWDAEHHFSHPPSPRQVERTWERHPDAAGALVVSPSPYGTCADIAGIAEVCHARGKPLIIDEAWGAHLPFHEDLPTWAMDAGADICVVSVHKMGAGFEQGSVFHVQGDLIDRDRLSACADLLMTTSPNVLVYAAMDGWRRQMVEHGHELLGAALDLASQLREDIELIPDVQVLNDELLGVQASHDLDRLQVMMDVSATGTSGYQAADWLRAYAHIDVGMSDHRRILATLSFADDKTTAGRLTEALWAWRKAANDLDRPSRIDLPSPEQLQLETVCLPRDAFFGRVEAVPSHRAAGRVAAEQVTPYPPGIPAVVPGERLNDAVLDYVCSGVRAGMNIPDAADPSLRTIRVLV
- a CDS encoding glycine--tRNA ligase; translated protein: MHRPVASVIDTVVNLAKRRGFVYPSGEIYGGTKSAWDYGPLGVELKENIKRQWWRSVVTGRDDVVGIDSSIILPRQVWVASGHVEVFHDPLVESLITHKRYRADHLIEAYEAKHGHPPPNGLADIRDPDTGEPGQWTEPREFNMMLKTYLGPIETEEGLHYLRPETAQGIFINFANVVTTARRKPPFGIGQIGKSFRNEITPGNFIFRTREFEQMEMEFFVEPSTAPQWHQYWIDTRLQWYTDLGINPENLRLYEHPKDKLSHYSDRTVDIEYKFGFVGNPWGELEGVANRTDFDLSTHSSHSGVDLSFYDQATDTRYFPYVIEPAAGLTRSFMAFLIDAYVEDQAPNAKGGMEKRTVLRLDPRLAPVKVAVLPLSRHADLSPKARDLAAELRKCWNVDFDDAGAIGRRYRRQDEVGTPFCLTVDFESLEDDAVTVRERDDMRQERVAMNAVAEYLAARLKGC
- the era gene encoding GTPase Era; the protein is MAEFRSGFVCLVGRPNTGKSTLTNALVGAKVAITSTRPQTTRHTIRGIVHRENFQIILVDTPGLHRPRTLLGKRLNDLVRDTYAEVDVIGLCIPADEAIGPGDRWIVDQVRAVAPRTKLVVIVTKIDKVPKDRVAAQLVAVSELVGDSAEIVPVSAATGAQVDVLVDVLAAALPEGPAYYPDGELTDEPEEVLMAELIREAALEGVRDELPHSLAVVIDEVNPREGRDDLIDVHAILYVERDSQKGIVIGKRGARLREVGTAARAQIEKLLGTKVYLDLRVKVAKNWQSDPKQLGRLGF
- a CDS encoding ArsR/SmtB family transcription factor; amino-acid sequence: MVMSSSTPTTADGETRSDASVVAHEHGRAGSAEHSAFPEYPVPPSREILDAAGELLRALAAPVRIAIVLQLRESHRCVHELVDALGVPQPLVSQHLKILKAAGVVAGERSGREVLYRLADHHLAHIVIDAVAHAGEDTP